In Dehalococcoidia bacterium, a genomic segment contains:
- a CDS encoding HEPN domain-containing protein — MTTAPDITLINVNQGHDPRAVSVAQAVHDLIDAECVILFGSRSREGWSDRSDIDIMVITEEPPTQTDESRIAASAEKILGRTYAESPAIDLVLLSTKQYSRRSKSINNVAAIASREGIKLTRNPEENIGHEFDAAAEREDRIRRIADANMHYRNLNLMLDAGVQDRGVVFQAHQALENGMKALISALGNQYPHRHDLTELADAIRQSDSEGDWHFQSDLRQLSGYPGAARYGQVLNPVTDFVRMANDITSDLEQLHQRILELTGDDPWAIPPETDSDPVRPRHRS; from the coding sequence ATGACCACCGCCCCAGACATCACCCTGATAAACGTCAACCAGGGTCACGACCCCCGGGCTGTATCTGTTGCCCAAGCGGTGCATGATCTCATCGACGCGGAGTGTGTAATTCTGTTTGGCTCTCGATCCCGGGAGGGCTGGTCCGACCGTTCTGACATCGACATCATGGTCATTACTGAGGAACCGCCCACCCAGACTGATGAGAGCAGAATAGCCGCCTCCGCAGAGAAGATTCTGGGTCGTACGTATGCGGAAAGTCCTGCAATCGATCTGGTGCTGCTATCTACCAAGCAATACAGCAGGCGCTCCAAGAGCATCAACAACGTGGCAGCCATCGCTTCGCGGGAGGGGATCAAGTTGACTCGGAATCCCGAAGAAAATATCGGGCATGAGTTTGACGCCGCCGCGGAGCGCGAGGACCGCATCCGGCGCATCGCCGATGCGAATATGCACTACCGAAATCTAAACCTTATGTTGGACGCGGGTGTGCAAGACAGGGGCGTTGTCTTTCAGGCACACCAGGCGCTGGAAAACGGCATGAAGGCCCTGATCTCGGCGCTGGGGAACCAGTATCCACACCGACATGACCTGACGGAGCTGGCAGACGCCATCCGGCAGAGTGATAGCGAAGGGGACTGGCACTTCCAAAGTGACCTGCGGCAACTCAGTGGCTACCCCGGAGCCGCTCGGTACGGACAGGTGCTGAACCCGGTTACCGATTTCGTACGGATGGCAAACGACATCACGAGTGATTTGGAGCAGCTCCACCAGCGAATATTGGAGCTTACCGGCGATGATCCCTGGGCAATCCCACCAGAGACCGACTCTGACCCAGTAAGGCCGCGACACAGGAGCTAA